The Niastella koreensis GR20-10 genome includes a window with the following:
- a CDS encoding ribonuclease E inhibitor RraB, with protein sequence MSEKKENTFFPKEIFETKIGLEMNKDILYSLYKSGVTPEASLPIEFFFMSDHEEKIKRLYEFLIAEFPDYIDLEIRPKNDNYELSGKTSPIKMDLSSINAWNQQMWDLGYQYDCMVDGMAYNGSD encoded by the coding sequence ATGTCTGAGAAAAAGGAAAATACTTTCTTTCCAAAGGAGATTTTCGAAACTAAAATAGGGCTGGAAATGAATAAGGACATTTTGTACAGTCTTTATAAGTCTGGCGTTACTCCAGAAGCAAGTCTACCAATTGAATTCTTTTTCATGAGCGATCACGAAGAAAAGATCAAGCGGCTTTATGAGTTTTTAATAGCAGAATTTCCGGATTACATTGATCTTGAAATCCGGCCCAAGAATGACAATTATGAGTTGTCTGGTAAAACATCGCCAATCAAAATGGATTTATCTTCAATTAACGCCTGGAATCAACAAATGTGGGATTTGGGTTATCAGTATGATTGTATGGTAGATGGGATGGCATATAATGGATCAGATTGA
- a CDS encoding type II toxin-antitoxin system HipA family toxin codes for MSKSTHHNKQILVYADWIDLSGTILMGALQAEQVRGKEVFSFSYTKEWLEKGPALIIDPDLGLYSGPQYSRDDKPNFGLFMDSSPDRWGRVLMERREAFAARQEKGRPRPLMESDFLLGVFDQYRMGGLRFKLKDDGPFLDANEAMVAPPMTSLRTLEEASLQLERDDAMEDPSFAKWLNLLISPGSSLGGARPKASVVDPNGELWIAKFPSRKDDRDIGGWETVVNELAIKSGLSVAEGKTRKFTQDYHTFLTKRFDRIGKGRIHFASAMTLLGHTDGADGAAGESYLHLAEYIMRYGAQPDADLEELWRRIVFNICVSNSDDHLRNHGFLLTPQGWMLSPAFDINPIPLSTGLSLNITEHSNELDLDLAREVALKFRLDRVKREEIINRVTKAVSHWKEVAGRIGISRGEIQGMKTAFAGALIR; via the coding sequence ATGTCAAAATCAACACACCATAATAAACAAATACTGGTATACGCTGACTGGATTGATCTCAGCGGTACTATTTTAATGGGAGCATTGCAAGCCGAACAGGTGCGGGGCAAGGAAGTCTTTTCTTTTTCCTATACCAAAGAATGGTTAGAAAAAGGACCAGCTTTGATAATAGATCCCGACCTAGGCCTATATTCCGGCCCTCAGTATAGCCGTGATGATAAACCAAACTTTGGCCTTTTCATGGATTCTTCGCCAGATCGTTGGGGAAGGGTTTTAATGGAGCGAAGAGAAGCGTTTGCAGCCAGGCAGGAAAAAGGAAGACCAAGGCCTTTAATGGAAAGTGATTTTTTATTAGGTGTATTTGATCAATACAGGATGGGCGGGCTTAGATTCAAATTAAAGGACGATGGGCCGTTTCTGGATGCCAATGAAGCTATGGTGGCACCTCCCATGACATCGCTCCGTACGCTTGAAGAGGCAAGTCTTCAACTGGAAAGGGACGATGCAATGGAAGACCCATCATTTGCTAAATGGCTGAACCTATTAATTTCTCCGGGGTCATCATTGGGCGGTGCAAGGCCAAAGGCAAGTGTAGTTGACCCAAATGGAGAACTTTGGATTGCCAAATTTCCAAGCCGTAAAGATGACCGTGATATTGGAGGATGGGAAACTGTTGTCAATGAACTTGCTATAAAATCCGGTTTATCTGTAGCGGAAGGGAAAACGAGAAAGTTCACCCAGGACTACCATACTTTCCTCACCAAACGTTTTGACCGAATAGGTAAAGGCCGTATACACTTCGCTTCTGCTATGACATTGCTTGGTCATACCGATGGTGCAGATGGTGCGGCTGGTGAATCTTATCTTCACCTGGCGGAATATATTATGCGCTATGGCGCACAGCCGGATGCTGATTTGGAAGAACTATGGAGAAGGATTGTATTCAATATCTGTGTAAGCAATAGCGATGACCACCTGCGTAATCATGGATTTTTATTAACACCTCAGGGATGGATGCTTTCGCCTGCTTTTGATATTAATCCAATTCCGTTGTCTACCGGCTTAAGTCTAAATATTACTGAACACAGTAATGAGCTGGATCTTGATCTTGCCAGGGAGGTAGCTCTGAAATTTCGTTTGGATAGGGTGAAAAGGGAGGAAATCATTAATAGGGTTACCAAAGCTGTTAGTCACTGGAAAGAAGTGGCCGGGAGGATAGGGATTTCGCGGGGAGAAATTCAAGGAATGAAGACTGCATTTGCTGGTGCTTTAATACGATAA
- a CDS encoding helix-turn-helix domain-containing protein, with the protein MKSKKTILLPTAEKVLKELGENIKLARKRRRLTTTQVAERAGIARSTLQLIEKGTPGVAMSAYLQVLFVLGLEKDLLLVAANDPLGRKLQDAGLLSGGGKS; encoded by the coding sequence GTGAAAAGTAAGAAAACCATATTGTTACCTACCGCCGAAAAAGTATTAAAAGAATTAGGCGAAAATATAAAGCTAGCCCGTAAACGTCGCCGGTTAACAACCACACAGGTTGCGGAGCGAGCAGGTATTGCCCGGTCAACCCTTCAATTGATTGAAAAGGGCACGCCAGGAGTTGCGATGAGTGCATACCTGCAAGTGTTATTTGTGCTGGGTCTAGAAAAAGACTTGCTTTTGGTTGCGGCTAATGATCCATTAGGAAGAAAGTTACAGGATGCTGGATTGCTTTCGGGCGGTGGAAAATCTTAA
- a CDS encoding tyrosine-type recombinase/integrase, giving the protein MIKDSLIFRWTNLKVLERNAKDKARLLQPFTYEEFEKDFILNNPFFHQRKSIKANLVPVTYEFNIAEYENRFPIFKLPAPEYGTILATFLYYIKKLLSEHRIRTAANYQTTYTTISRFRGSVRFTEIDVAFLKQLEAWMMDQEYSKTTVGIYTRCLHTMFNEAIFQGIINRDKCYFFGRRKYQPPTSRNIKKALTLEDVGKIYYYEPGYLEERKAKDFWLFSYLANGINPTDIAHLKYKNIDGEYITFERAKTENSTRSAPKPITVYITEDMQQIIDFWSTNDKRPGNYIFPILQHDITPLRQVELIELFVQALNDWMRKIRKKLGIEKAITTYVARHTFSTIMKRSGVSTEFIQESLGHTSIKTTENYLDSFEKTVKKEYSQKMVAFKKDAAGNGQVHEQS; this is encoded by the coding sequence TTGATTAAGGATTCTCTTATCTTCCGGTGGACCAACCTAAAGGTGCTCGAGCGGAACGCTAAAGATAAAGCCCGTTTATTACAACCGTTCACTTATGAAGAGTTTGAAAAGGACTTTATACTAAATAATCCTTTTTTTCACCAGCGAAAGTCTATCAAGGCGAACCTGGTACCGGTTACTTACGAATTTAATATAGCTGAGTATGAAAACCGGTTCCCCATTTTCAAGCTACCAGCGCCGGAATATGGAACGATACTGGCCACGTTTCTATATTATATTAAAAAACTCCTTTCCGAACACCGTATCCGAACCGCTGCCAATTATCAGACGACCTATACCACTATTTCACGTTTTCGGGGGAGCGTCCGGTTTACTGAAATTGACGTGGCTTTCTTAAAGCAGTTGGAAGCCTGGATGATGGATCAGGAATATTCCAAAACGACAGTAGGAATTTATACCCGGTGTTTGCATACCATGTTTAATGAGGCCATCTTCCAGGGTATTATTAATAGAGACAAATGTTACTTTTTCGGTAGACGCAAGTATCAACCACCCACATCCCGGAACATAAAAAAGGCGTTAACCCTGGAAGACGTTGGCAAGATCTATTATTATGAGCCGGGTTACCTGGAAGAACGCAAAGCCAAAGATTTTTGGCTTTTCTCTTACTTAGCCAATGGTATCAATCCCACAGACATTGCTCACTTGAAATACAAAAACATTGATGGCGAGTATATCACCTTTGAAAGAGCGAAAACGGAGAACTCCACCCGTTCTGCTCCCAAACCTATTACGGTTTACATAACAGAGGATATGCAGCAGATCATTGACTTTTGGAGCACCAACGACAAACGCCCAGGCAACTATATATTCCCTATCCTGCAGCACGATATAACGCCACTGCGCCAGGTTGAATTGATAGAATTGTTTGTGCAGGCTCTTAATGACTGGATGCGTAAGATCAGAAAGAAACTGGGCATAGAAAAGGCGATAACCACCTACGTTGCCCGGCATACATTTTCGACCATCATGAAACGGTCAGGGGTAAGTACCGAATTTATTCAGGAATCATTAGGCCATACAAGCATTAAGACGACTGAAAACTACCTGGACAGTTTTGAGAAGACGGTGAAGAAGGAGTATTCGCAGAAAATGGTGGCGTTTAAAAAGGATGCGGCAGGAAATGGCCAAGTTCATGAACAATCGTGA
- a CDS encoding TlpA family protein disulfide reductase, which translates to MFKTKRLLLLGGLLLFKFFGFAQTITVIKGIVLHPANDFIVVSVDGYLDCRKDSVLVSDSGFFKAELPLKTGNNVNITYSNQDMRFPVVPGDTIDLTLDESLLTYTLTASNPQRKREITAQIDNAALFDGRLEEISAAAEKKSDSLLNVIYNQQLKDFLQRITQPSPSIKEIILEIYYRHLTYWLWYNPICTLKANEKIIGKDLYNKFASFIPSDKEYLAMNESLFYASDYYRTFLLNYKNIDPLPLKTLNADSIRLNNPVNYQPRYQTLIADVQVPVIKDWLSMNHIRDMYRNGAFADALRISDDYKPLCQNAAIKERIKDMDVEYGRLKNGNQAPDFTLEDMTGNKVSLADFKGKWVYLNFWSTTSEACIGDFTKYGSVIKEKYKDKNIVFLNICIEEDADKWQKKVSDLQIDGVNVIAKGGTNLKICKDYLADPLPRTFLIDKAGNINNNQLHPSALAHYDTSVINEWLQ; encoded by the coding sequence ATGTTTAAGACCAAACGCCTTCTGCTCCTTGGCGGATTGCTGCTATTTAAGTTCTTTGGATTTGCCCAAACCATTACAGTTATTAAAGGAATAGTCCTTCACCCTGCAAATGATTTCATTGTTGTTTCAGTAGACGGTTACCTGGATTGCAGGAAAGACTCCGTATTAGTGAGCGATTCCGGCTTCTTTAAAGCGGAACTTCCCCTAAAAACCGGAAACAACGTTAATATTACCTATTCAAACCAGGACATGCGTTTTCCTGTGGTGCCAGGTGACACCATAGATCTGACACTGGACGAGTCGCTTTTAACCTACACCCTCACAGCCAGTAATCCCCAACGAAAAAGAGAAATAACAGCACAGATTGACAATGCCGCCCTGTTCGATGGCCGCCTTGAGGAAATTAGCGCTGCCGCTGAAAAAAAATCAGACAGTTTACTGAATGTTATTTACAACCAGCAGTTAAAAGACTTCCTGCAACGAATCACTCAGCCCTCACCCAGTATTAAAGAAATAATTCTTGAAATCTACTACCGGCATCTCACGTATTGGCTATGGTATAACCCCATTTGTACGCTAAAGGCGAATGAAAAAATAATTGGAAAAGACCTTTACAACAAATTCGCTTCCTTTATCCCTTCAGACAAGGAGTACCTTGCCATGAACGAATCGCTGTTTTACGCGTCAGACTACTACCGCACTTTTCTATTAAATTATAAGAATATAGATCCACTCCCTCTAAAAACTTTAAACGCAGATAGTATCCGTCTTAATAATCCAGTTAATTATCAACCACGATACCAAACACTCATTGCAGATGTTCAGGTGCCGGTGATCAAGGACTGGCTAAGCATGAACCACATTAGAGATATGTACCGGAACGGGGCATTTGCAGACGCCCTCCGGATATCTGACGACTACAAACCTCTTTGTCAAAATGCCGCTATTAAAGAAAGAATAAAAGACATGGATGTGGAATATGGCCGGCTTAAGAACGGCAACCAGGCTCCTGATTTCACCCTGGAAGATATGACCGGCAACAAAGTTTCCCTTGCTGATTTTAAGGGTAAATGGGTTTACCTTAATTTCTGGTCTACAACCAGCGAAGCCTGTATCGGTGATTTTACGAAGTATGGCTCCGTCATCAAAGAAAAGTATAAAGACAAAAACATTGTCTTCCTGAACATATGTATTGAAGAAGATGCCGATAAATGGCAAAAAAAGGTGAGCGACCTGCAAATTGACGGTGTGAATGTAATAGCAAAGGGAGGGACCAACCTCAAAATATGCAAAGACTATCTGGCAGATCCCCTTCCCCGGACGTTTTTGATTGATAAAGCAGGAAACATAAATAATAATCAACTTCATCCTTCAGCTTTGGCCCATTATGATACATCAGTTATAAACGAATGGTTACAATAA
- a CDS encoding modification methylase NspV, whose amino-acid sequence MKFFGANISETVLSFLECEITRGIPLSLANDIIQNACGIIDFIKTEEELHQLSNSLVTHQENDEPDRSEYGDFQTNFELALAAVSLIKNKTVSPDVVVEPTCGVGNFILTALHQFETIQFVHAVEIYKPYIYETQFKILDFFLNSPGRTIPEIIIHHCNVFDFDFSTIANSHQSKQILIIGNPPWITNAKLSTLNSSNLPEKVNFKKHQGLDAITGKGNFDLAENISLMMLNSFRHNNGYLALLVKSSVIKNILYDQRKNNYSIQTIEQYKIDSKKEFNAAVDAALFACKTNSAPEYVCTEYDLYNPQQEQLKFGWLGDKFVSNLDEYIHTCIIDGACQFIWRQGLKHDCSAIMELDKINGHYFNSNNEKVVLEEDLVYGLLKSSDLKSSVINKTRKYTIVTQKKPGQDTSYIETSYPGIFNYLNSNKEKFDARKSSIYKGKPAFSIFGIGDYSFKTYKVAISGLYKTFHFTLITPQNDKSVMLDDTCYFIGFDNVEFAAYSYCLLNSSYAFHFLKSITFKDAKRIFTKDILMRIDMYKLARAAGLETITNEINKLNNEYALKVHLNSWDAFLEELNPTNY is encoded by the coding sequence ATGAAGTTTTTTGGGGCGAATATTTCTGAAACGGTTTTAAGTTTCCTGGAATGTGAAATCACACGGGGAATTCCACTTTCCTTAGCTAACGATATTATCCAGAATGCCTGTGGCATAATAGATTTTATTAAAACGGAAGAAGAGCTTCATCAGTTAAGTAACAGCCTGGTAACCCACCAAGAAAATGATGAGCCTGACAGAAGTGAATACGGCGACTTTCAAACCAATTTTGAACTTGCCTTAGCAGCCGTTTCACTCATAAAGAATAAGACCGTTTCACCTGATGTGGTCGTTGAACCAACCTGTGGTGTTGGAAATTTCATATTAACAGCTTTACACCAATTTGAAACTATTCAATTTGTTCATGCTGTTGAAATTTACAAGCCGTATATTTATGAAACCCAATTTAAAATTCTCGACTTTTTCTTAAACAGTCCTGGCCGAACCATCCCTGAGATAATTATACACCATTGCAATGTTTTTGATTTTGACTTTTCAACAATCGCCAATAGCCATCAGAGCAAACAGATTTTAATAATAGGCAATCCGCCATGGATTACCAACGCAAAACTGAGTACACTAAATTCCAGCAACCTTCCTGAAAAAGTGAATTTCAAAAAACACCAGGGCCTGGATGCAATAACCGGGAAGGGAAACTTTGATCTTGCCGAGAACATCAGTTTAATGATGTTAAATTCATTTCGGCACAACAATGGATATTTAGCATTACTGGTTAAAAGTTCTGTTATCAAAAACATCCTATACGATCAAAGAAAAAACAACTACAGCATCCAAACTATTGAGCAATATAAAATTGATAGCAAAAAGGAATTTAACGCTGCAGTTGACGCTGCTCTTTTTGCATGTAAAACAAACTCAGCACCTGAGTATGTTTGTACAGAATATGACTTGTACAATCCACAACAGGAACAATTAAAGTTTGGATGGCTGGGCGATAAATTCGTCTCCAATTTAGACGAATATATACATACCTGTATTATCGATGGCGCTTGTCAATTTATTTGGAGACAGGGCCTGAAGCATGACTGTTCGGCAATTATGGAGCTGGACAAAATAAATGGACATTATTTCAATAGCAATAATGAAAAAGTGGTTCTGGAAGAAGACCTGGTGTATGGACTTTTAAAAAGCTCCGATCTGAAAAGTTCAGTCATAAATAAAACCAGAAAGTATACTATTGTTACGCAAAAGAAACCAGGACAGGACACTTCATATATTGAAACCAGCTATCCAGGAATATTTAACTACCTCAATTCAAATAAAGAAAAATTTGACGCCAGAAAGTCCAGCATTTATAAAGGAAAACCAGCTTTTTCAATCTTTGGAATCGGCGATTATTCATTCAAAACATATAAGGTAGCAATTTCCGGTCTGTACAAGACCTTCCACTTTACACTTATCACGCCGCAAAATGATAAATCAGTGATGCTGGACGATACCTGCTATTTCATCGGCTTTGATAATGTTGAATTTGCCGCATACAGTTATTGCCTCCTGAACTCATCTTACGCATTCCATTTTTTAAAATCAATCACTTTTAAAGATGCAAAAAGGATCTTTACAAAGGATATTCTGATGCGAATTGACATGTATAAATTAGCCAGGGCAGCAGGTCTTGAAACAATTACAAATGAAATCAACAAGCTTAATAATGAATATGCATTGAAGGTTCATTTAAATAGCTGGGATGCGTTCCTCGAGGAATTAAACCCAACTAACTATTAA
- a CDS encoding RidA family protein produces the protein MVKFKDIAAAGYSKYVEIDLGASKMVILSGQVAFDADGNTVGKDNFEQQAEHIFQSIKSIMEKAGGGMENVVKLTNYVTDVANLPVFRKVRDRYINLAQPPASTTMEVSQFVKPDLLLEVEATAIISK, from the coding sequence ATGGTTAAGTTTAAGGACATTGCAGCCGCTGGATATTCAAAATATGTTGAAATTGACCTGGGTGCTTCCAAAATGGTTATTTTATCCGGGCAGGTTGCTTTCGATGCTGACGGCAATACCGTTGGTAAGGATAATTTTGAACAACAGGCTGAGCATATTTTCCAGTCTATTAAAAGTATTATGGAAAAAGCCGGTGGAGGCATGGAGAATGTAGTCAAATTGACAAACTACGTAACAGATGTTGCTAACCTTCCCGTATTCAGAAAGGTCAGAGACAGGTATATTAATCTTGCTCAACCCCCAGCTTCGACAACAATGGAAGTAAGCCAGTTTGTGAAACCAGACCTGTTACTGGAAGTAGAAGCTACAGCGATAATAAGTAAATAA
- a CDS encoding TMEM175 family protein: MKDFIKKEIAFERVIFFSDAIVAIAITLLALNLKLELPVDRRVSFADLLLPWRNYLAFILSFINIAGFWRTHHNAFLYIYKMDDRIMFVNTCWLFLIVTLPFATTLVSSHFGQTPVIFLYSLNVLGLAILQNSIWDYADRKSYVDKEKLSENLRTRFRLVFNLDMINSLICVVLSFFLPTLAFVFLFFKLPMFLFGTFYLVGKRKKQLTG; encoded by the coding sequence GTGAAAGATTTTATAAAAAAGGAAATAGCTTTTGAACGGGTAATTTTCTTCAGTGATGCCATTGTAGCCATTGCCATCACCCTGTTGGCGTTGAATCTAAAGCTGGAGCTCCCTGTAGACCGGAGAGTAAGTTTTGCAGACCTGCTGCTGCCCTGGCGAAATTACCTGGCTTTTATTCTTTCCTTTATCAATATCGCAGGCTTTTGGCGTACCCATCACAACGCATTCCTCTACATTTATAAAATGGACGACCGCATTATGTTTGTGAACACCTGCTGGCTGTTCCTGATAGTTACCTTACCTTTTGCCACCACCCTGGTTAGTAGTCATTTCGGGCAAACTCCGGTGATCTTTCTCTATAGCCTGAACGTACTGGGCCTGGCCATTCTTCAAAATTCCATCTGGGATTATGCCGACAGGAAAAGCTATGTTGACAAAGAAAAATTGTCTGAAAACTTAAGAACCCGGTTTCGGCTTGTTTTCAATTTAGATATGATCAATAGCCTGATCTGTGTGGTGCTCTCATTTTTTCTTCCTACGCTTGCGTTTGTATTCCTGTTCTTCAAGTTGCCCATGTTCCTGTTCGGCACCTTTTATCTGGTTGGAAAAAGAAAAAAGCAATTAACTGGTTGA
- a CDS encoding HopJ type III effector protein produces the protein MKEQLTTLIKNLKDNSVSFKDVIEFIETYYTHQPTAFKNGEAYNEATQNQGSAKVFSFAQLNNLSKEDTLYLFAEHYQSVLNTPSGTDHQNIRQFMAHGWPGIAFEGQALAAK, from the coding sequence ATGAAAGAACAATTAACTACCCTGATCAAGAATTTAAAGGATAATTCCGTTTCGTTCAAAGATGTGATTGAGTTTATTGAAACTTATTATACCCATCAACCCACTGCCTTTAAAAACGGGGAGGCTTATAATGAGGCCACTCAAAATCAGGGTAGCGCCAAAGTGTTTTCATTTGCGCAGTTAAATAACCTGAGTAAGGAAGACACACTTTATTTATTTGCAGAACACTATCAATCAGTCTTAAATACGCCCAGCGGAACCGACCATCAGAACATCAGACAATTTATGGCGCATGGCTGGCCGGGGATCGCTTTCGAGGGACAGGCCCTGGCTGCGAAATAG
- a CDS encoding geranylgeranyl reductase family protein, which produces MSATAILSNSDHYDVIIVGAGPAGCACAMALKNSGLRIAIIDKHQFPRDKVCGDAIPGRAIKFLHEIDPQFASRLADFSEKLPTRSTLCYYNNKKLDFTWTLEAYTVTREHFDNFLFSHLKNSHEIHTLEGIAISDIVRYEKGYTVIAKNSNKRYDCTMLIGADGINGVTAKKLTAREMDRKHHVAGVRAYYSGVTGMEDTCTEVYFDRKYLPGYFWVFPVKGGMVNAGMGILSDMVVRNKINVKNAFYDFIERSPVLKEKFKNAQLEGTLQGCGLPMGSRWITMSGDHFLLVGDAASLIDPVSGDGIGNAVLSGKLAAEQVKQCFTNKNFSASFVKSYDHILYKRAGADMRRKTKVLKTMARMPFLFEVAFIVGQNRVIKKFMK; this is translated from the coding sequence ATGAGCGCAACAGCCATTCTTTCAAATAGTGATCATTACGATGTAATTATAGTAGGCGCGGGCCCCGCAGGCTGTGCCTGCGCTATGGCGCTCAAAAATTCCGGTTTGCGGATAGCCATTATAGACAAACACCAGTTCCCCCGCGATAAGGTATGTGGCGATGCGATCCCGGGCCGGGCTATTAAATTTCTTCATGAAATAGATCCTCAATTTGCTTCAAGACTGGCTGACTTTAGTGAGAAGCTGCCCACCCGCAGCACGCTTTGTTATTACAACAACAAGAAACTTGATTTTACCTGGACCCTCGAAGCTTATACTGTTACCCGTGAGCATTTCGACAATTTTCTTTTTTCGCACCTCAAAAACAGCCATGAGATCCACACCCTGGAAGGCATTGCGATAAGTGATATTGTAAGGTATGAAAAAGGATATACCGTAATAGCAAAAAACAGTAACAAACGATATGACTGCACCATGCTGATTGGCGCCGATGGCATCAATGGTGTTACGGCTAAAAAACTCACCGCCCGTGAAATGGACAGAAAGCATCATGTTGCGGGTGTGCGGGCTTATTACAGCGGCGTTACAGGCATGGAAGACACCTGTACAGAAGTATACTTCGACAGAAAATACCTGCCGGGATATTTTTGGGTATTCCCTGTTAAAGGCGGGATGGTGAATGCAGGCATGGGCATTTTATCCGACATGGTTGTTCGCAATAAAATCAACGTCAAAAACGCCTTTTACGATTTTATTGAACGCTCACCTGTTTTAAAAGAAAAGTTTAAAAATGCCCAACTCGAAGGAACATTACAGGGCTGCGGCCTTCCCATGGGTTCACGATGGATAACAATGAGCGGGGATCATTTTTTATTGGTGGGCGATGCTGCCTCGCTGATTGACCCGGTTAGCGGAGATGGGATAGGCAACGCCGTTCTTAGTGGTAAACTGGCAGCGGAACAGGTAAAACAATGTTTTACTAATAAGAATTTCAGTGCCTCCTTTGTAAAAAGTTACGATCACATTCTTTATAAAAGGGCGGGAGCAGATATGCGTAGAAAAACAAAGGTGCTGAAAACTATGGCCCGGATGCCCTTCCTTTTTGAGGTCGCATTTATTGTTGGCCAGAACCGGGTTATAAAAAAGTTTATGAAGTAA
- a CDS encoding NAD(P)-dependent oxidoreductase, giving the protein MKAFLGMGLLGSNFVRAMIKQGETVQVWNRTASRAQELEKEGAKAFIYAADAVKGATEIHITLKDDASVDEVLKAAEPGLAPGAIIIDHTTTSKEGAIARTRDWKEKGFTYQHAPVFMGPINALESTGYMLISGDEAIITALTPALSKLTGTLINFGEEVGKAAAMKLAGNAFLVCLTVSLKDTLTLSKSLDISLDELLKLFSMWNPGTLISGRLKRMAAPDQSKPSWELNMARKDTQLFLDATQQAGNELVLVPVIAALMDKFINDGFGSHDWTVIGK; this is encoded by the coding sequence ATGAAAGCATTTTTAGGAATGGGACTATTGGGCTCGAATTTCGTTCGGGCTATGATAAAACAGGGAGAAACCGTTCAGGTTTGGAACCGGACCGCCTCGAGGGCGCAGGAGCTGGAAAAAGAAGGCGCCAAAGCGTTTATATATGCGGCTGATGCCGTTAAAGGCGCTACGGAAATTCACATTACCTTAAAAGATGACGCTTCGGTTGACGAGGTACTGAAAGCAGCCGAACCAGGCCTTGCCCCAGGCGCCATCATTATAGATCATACTACCACTTCAAAAGAAGGCGCTATAGCCAGAACCAGGGACTGGAAAGAGAAAGGATTCACTTACCAGCACGCGCCTGTTTTTATGGGGCCCATCAATGCACTGGAAAGCACAGGATATATGCTGATCTCGGGCGATGAGGCGATTATTACTGCGCTTACTCCTGCTTTGTCGAAACTGACGGGTACGTTGATTAATTTTGGCGAAGAAGTTGGGAAAGCTGCCGCCATGAAGCTGGCCGGCAATGCCTTCCTGGTTTGTTTAACCGTTTCCCTGAAAGACACACTTACTTTATCAAAGTCACTGGATATTTCACTGGACGAGCTGCTTAAATTATTCAGCATGTGGAACCCCGGCACGCTTATATCAGGCCGTTTGAAACGCATGGCAGCCCCCGATCAAAGCAAACCCTCCTGGGAACTGAATATGGCACGCAAAGACACCCAGCTTTTCCTTGACGCTACCCAACAAGCAGGCAACGAATTGGTGCTGGTGCCCGTTATTGCTGCCCTTATGGACAAATTCATTAATGATGGTTTTGGCTCCCACGACTGGACGGTGATTGGAAAATAA